The Ananas comosus cultivar F153 unplaced genomic scaffold, ASM154086v1, whole genome shotgun sequence genome includes a region encoding these proteins:
- the LOC109706077 gene encoding DNA-directed RNA polymerase III subunit RPC6 isoform X1, protein MVLCIAEGAKAMVPQKRPRLGSKSGAALVPDEGLSDAERMILEAIRSKENMGIWTFDLKKLTNLPRGVFDKALRLLQQKGLIKCVVSIHNKSRKMYVAREFEPAKEISGGTWYSQGSLNQEFISDVRSKCLAQVTRLRIATIEDVWKGIQMSRDSKADFTLQQIKEIVQAMVLDKELEEVKSTGDGDFSAVPAGRPCYRRFERRAPIAGALSAIPCGVCPRISECTPDGVISPNTCIYFTKWLELDF, encoded by the coding sequence ATGGTGCTTTGTATAGCAGAGGGAGCGAAGGCGATGGTGCCTCAGAAGCGGCCGCGACTCGGGTCCAAGTCGGGCGCTGCCCTAGTACCGGATGAGGGACTCAGCGATGCGGAGCGCATGATCTTAGAGGCGATCCGCAGCAAGGAGAACATGGGGATATGGACTTTTGACCTTAAGAAGCTGACGAATCTCCCCCGCGGTGTGTTCGACAAGGCCCTCAGGTTGCTCCAACAAAAAGGTTTGATCAAGTGCGTCGTCAGCATCCACAACAAAAGCAGGAAGATGTACGTGGCCAGAGAGTTCGAACCCGCCAAGGAGATATCGGGGGGCACCTGGTATTCCCAAGGAAGCCTCAACCAGGAATTCATCAGCGACGTCAGGTCCAAGTGCTTGGCGCAGGTCACCAGGCTCCGGATTGCCACCATCGAGGATGTCTGGAAGGGAATCCAAATGTCCCGCGACAGCAAGGCCGACTTTACCCTTCAGCAGATCAAGGAGATTGTTCAGGCCATGGTTTTAGACAAGGAGCTGGAAGAAGTGAAGAGCACCGGGGACGGCGATTTCTCTGCGGTGCCGGCGGGAAGGCCGTGCTACAGGAGGTTCGAAAGAAGAGCACCTATTGCTGGCGCTTTGTCTGCCATCCCTTGTGGGGTGTGCCCTAGGATAAGCGAGTGCACACCCGACGGCGTTATCTCCCCCAACACTTGCATCTATTTCACTAAATGGCTCGAATTGGATTTTTAG
- the LOC109706077 gene encoding DNA-directed RNA polymerase III subunit RPC6 isoform X2, which produces MVPQKRPRLGSKSGAALVPDEGLSDAERMILEAIRSKENMGIWTFDLKKLTNLPRGVFDKALRLLQQKGLIKCVVSIHNKSRKMYVAREFEPAKEISGGTWYSQGSLNQEFISDVRSKCLAQVTRLRIATIEDVWKGIQMSRDSKADFTLQQIKEIVQAMVLDKELEEVKSTGDGDFSAVPAGRPCYRRFERRAPIAGALSAIPCGVCPRISECTPDGVISPNTCIYFTKWLELDF; this is translated from the coding sequence ATGGTGCCTCAGAAGCGGCCGCGACTCGGGTCCAAGTCGGGCGCTGCCCTAGTACCGGATGAGGGACTCAGCGATGCGGAGCGCATGATCTTAGAGGCGATCCGCAGCAAGGAGAACATGGGGATATGGACTTTTGACCTTAAGAAGCTGACGAATCTCCCCCGCGGTGTGTTCGACAAGGCCCTCAGGTTGCTCCAACAAAAAGGTTTGATCAAGTGCGTCGTCAGCATCCACAACAAAAGCAGGAAGATGTACGTGGCCAGAGAGTTCGAACCCGCCAAGGAGATATCGGGGGGCACCTGGTATTCCCAAGGAAGCCTCAACCAGGAATTCATCAGCGACGTCAGGTCCAAGTGCTTGGCGCAGGTCACCAGGCTCCGGATTGCCACCATCGAGGATGTCTGGAAGGGAATCCAAATGTCCCGCGACAGCAAGGCCGACTTTACCCTTCAGCAGATCAAGGAGATTGTTCAGGCCATGGTTTTAGACAAGGAGCTGGAAGAAGTGAAGAGCACCGGGGACGGCGATTTCTCTGCGGTGCCGGCGGGAAGGCCGTGCTACAGGAGGTTCGAAAGAAGAGCACCTATTGCTGGCGCTTTGTCTGCCATCCCTTGTGGGGTGTGCCCTAGGATAAGCGAGTGCACACCCGACGGCGTTATCTCCCCCAACACTTGCATCTATTTCACTAAATGGCTCGAATTGGATTTTTAG